From the Archocentrus centrarchus isolate MPI-CPG fArcCen1 unplaced genomic scaffold, fArcCen1 scaffold_90_ctg1, whole genome shotgun sequence genome, one window contains:
- the lrp4 gene encoding low-density lipoprotein receptor-related protein 4, whose translation MQLAAVLWGALITLLLSQSPGVQGSTECSCGRNHFTCAISAFGECTCIPAQWQCDGDNDCGDHSDEDGCMLPTCSPLDFHCDNGKCIRRSWVCDGDNDCEDDSDEQDCPPRECEEDEFHCQNGYCIRSLWHCDGDNDCGDNSDEQCDMRKCSDKEFRCTDGSCIAEHWYCDGDTDCKDGSDEENCPSDVMTATCSVEEFQCAYGRCILDIYHCDGDDDCGDWSDESDCSSHQPCRSVEFMCSSGMCINAGWRCDGEYDCDDQSDEKNCTTSMCTADQFRCGTGRCVRLSWRCDGEDDCSDRSDEEGCEKTESPPCAPDQFQCGNGRCIGLRKVCNEVNDCGDGTDEHPHRDCRPRSSEGNCNQNNGGCSQKCQMVRGLVQCTCHTGYRLMDDGKTCQDVDECAEEGYCSQGCTNTEGGFQCWCVQGYELRPDKRSCKALGPEPVLLFANRIDIRQVLPHRSEYTLLLNNLENAIALDFHHSLELVFWSDVTLDRIMKANLNGSNVEEVVSTGLESPGGLAIDWIHDKLYWTDSGTSRIEVANLDGTHRKVLIWQNMEKPRAIALHPIEGKIYWTDWGNTPRIEYANMDGSNRRVIADTHLFWPNGLTIDYAGRRMYWVDAKHHVIERADLDGRNRKAVISQGLPHPFAITVFEDSLYWTDWHTKSINSANKFTGKNQEIIRNKLHFPMDIHTLHPQRQPAGGRNRCGTNNGGCSHLCLPSNKTYTCACPTGFKKVDSYVCATGLDKFLLFARRTDIRRISFDTEDMSDDVIPLADVRNAVALDWDSKDGYVYWTDVTTDSINRALWNGTKQEVVVETSLESPAGLAIDWVTNKLYWTDAGTDRIEVSNANGSMRTVLIWENLDRPRDIVVDPVGGFMYWTDWGANPKIERAGMDASNRIVIISSNLTWPNGLAIDYETKRLYWADAGMKTIEYGNFDGSDRQVLIGSQLPHPFGLTVHEDKLYWTDWQSKSIQSADKLTGLGRHTLAENLENLMDIHMFHRHRETVRNPCAVNNGGCSHLCLLAPAPKASSCACPTGINLQTDGKTCTPGMSSFLIFARRTDIRMVSLDIPYFADVVLAINSTMKNTIAIGADPKEGKVYWSDSTLKKISRANINGGAHEDIISTGLMTTDGLAVDAVGRKIYWTDTGTNRIEVANLDGSMRKVLVWQNLDSPRAIALYHEMGYMYWTDWGEHAKLERSAMDGSDRVVLISNNLGWPNGLAIDMAGSQLLWADAHTERIEASDLNGQNRHTLVTPVQHPYGLTLLGSHIYWTDWQSRSIQRADKNSGTNTITVRANLPGLMDIQAVDRERPLGFNKCGRRNGGCTHLCLPRPNGTSCACPTGILLKGDGRSCDDSPETFLLFSNRVSVRRISLDTSDHTDVHVPVPELHNVISLDYDSVDGKLYYTDVTLDVIRRANLDGSGMETVISQGLKTTDGLAVDWVARNMYWTDTGRNTIEVARLDGTSRKVLVNNSLDEPRAIAVFPSKGFLFWTDWGHIAKIERSHLDGSDRKVLINTDLGWPNGLTLDYDTRRIFWVDAHLDRIESSDLNGKLRQVLVSPVSHPFALTQQDRWIYWTDWQTKSIQRVDKHNGRNKETVLANVEGLMDIIVVSPKRQTGTNLCGINNGGCTHLCFAKTNSFVCACPDEPDGRPCSTISGYVPTSPARGTSSTPVPNKIPKAPTDIPHRGPSPVNCTDKNLNTEGCVNTVVTAPHGEGLHISYVIGGVLTILAILILIAALIIYRHKKSKFADPGVSNLTYSNPSYRTSTQEVKIEASQKPPIYNQLRYKKEGGVDGGYTKEKIRIVEGVCLLSNEELYWDDLKQIKPSRGGLHTCMRTDTVSLQASSASLDDGETEQLLQEEASECSSITTLTPSAITPQRHAQHSLPDTGWASVRKPSTESEV comes from the exons CTTCAGATGTGATGACAGCCACCTGCAGCGTGGAGGAGTTCCAGTGCGCATATGGCCGCTGTATCCTGGACATCTACCACTGCGACGGCGACGATGACTGCGGAGACTGGTCGGATGAATCGGACTGCT cttcCCACCAGCCATGCAGATCAGTGGAATTCATGTGCAGCAGTGGGATGTGCATCAATGCTGGCTGGCGGTGCGACGGCGAGTACGATTGTGACGACCAGTCCGACGAGAAGAACTGCA CCACGTCCATGTGCACGGCCGACCAGTTCCGCTGTGGAACTGGACGCTGTGTTCGGTTGTCATGGAGATGCGATGGTGAGGATGACTGCTCGGATCGCAGCGATGAAGAGGGCTGTGAGAAAACTG AGAGTCCTCCGTGCGCCCCTGATCAGTTCCAGTGTGGGAATGGGCGTTGTATCGGCCTGAGAAAGGTGTGCAATGAGGTCAACGACTGCGGCGACGGGACTGATGAACACCCACACCGCGACTGCC GGCCACGCTCCAGCGAGGGTAACTGCAACCAGAATAACGGCGGCTGCTCCCAGAAGTGTCAGATGGTGAGAGGACTGGTCCAGTGCACCTGTCACACTGGATACCGACTGATGGACGACGGCAAAACCTGCCAGG ATGTGGATGAGTGTGCTGAAGAAGGCTACTGCAGTCAGGGCTGTACCAACACAGAGGGGGGGTTCCAGTGCTGGTGCGTTCAGGGCTACGAGCTCCGACCTGACAAGCGCAGCTGCAAAGCTCTGG GTCCGGAGccagtgctgctgtttgccaACCGCATCGATATCCGTCAGGTTTTGCCACATCGCTCGGAGTACACCTTGCTACTCAACAACCTGGAAAATGCCATCGCTTTAGACTTCCATCATAGTCTTGAGCTCGTCTTCTGGTCAGACGTGACTCTGGACCGCATCATGAAAGCTAACCTCAACGGTTCCAATGTAGAGGAGGTCGTGTCCACGGGTCTGGAGAGCCCAG gtGGACTGGCCATAGACTGGATCCATGACAAGCTATACTGGACAGACTCTGGGACATCCCGTATCGAGGTGGCAAACCTGGACGGGACACACCGTAAAGTTCTGATCTGGCAGAACATGGAGAAGCCCAGAGCCATTGCACTGCACCCCATAGAGGG TAAGATCTACTGGACCGACTGGGGTAACACACCTCGCATCGAGTACGCCAACATGGACGGCTCTAACCGTCGGGTCATCGCAGACACACACCTGTTCTGGCCCAACGGCCTGACCATCGACTACGCCGGCCGCCGGATGTACTGGGTGGATGCCAAGCACCATGTCATTGAGAGAGCCGACCTGGACGGACGCAACCGCAAGGCTGTCATCAGCCAAG GCCTTCCTCACCCGTTTGCCATCACAGTGTTTGAGGACAGCCTCTACTGGACTGACTGGCACACCAAGAGCATCAACAGCGCTAACAAATTCACTGGCAAGAACCAGGAGATAATCCGCAACAAGTTGCACTTCCCCATGGACATCCACACACTGCACCCACAGAGGCAGCCCGCAG GTGGCAGAAACCGCTGTGGCACCAACAACGGAGGCTGCAGCCACCTGTGTCTCCCCAGCAACAAGACGTACACCTGCGCTTGTCCCACCGGCTTCAAGAAGGTGGACAGTTACGTCTGTGCCACTG GTCTTGACAAGTTCCTGCTTTTTGCCCGAAGGACGGACATCCGACGAATCAGCTTCGACACCGAGGACATGTCCGATGATGTCATTCCTCTGGCTGACGTGCGCAATGCCGTGGCCCTGGACTGGGACTCCAAAGATGGCTACGTCTACTGGACAGATGTCACCACTGACTCAATCAACAGAGCACTGTGGAACGGCACCAAGCAGGAG GTGGTGGTGGAAACCAGTTTGGAGAGTCCAGCAGGTTTGGCAATTGACTGGGTGACCAACAAGCTGTACTGGACTGATGCTG gTACTGATCGTATCGAGGTTTCTAACGCCAATGGGAGCATGCGGACTGTCCTTATATGGGAGAACCTGGACCGGCCGCGGGACATTGTAGTTGACCCCGTTGGAGG CTTCATGTACTGGACCGACTGGGGCGCCAACCCAAAGATCGAGCGTGCAGGAATGGACGCCTCCAATCGAATTGTCATCATTTCATCCAATCTGACGTGGCCCAATGGGCTCGCCATTGATTATGAGACCAAGCGGCTGTACTGGGCCGATGCTGGCATGAAGACTATTGAATATGGCAACTTTGATGGTTCTGATCGACAG GTTTTGATTGGCAGCCAGCTGCCTCACCCCTTTGGGTTAACTGTACATGAGGACAAGCTGTACTGGACAGACTGGCAGTCCAAGAGCATTCAGAGCGCCGACAAGCTCACTGGTTTGGGGCGACACACCCTGGCTGAAAACCTAGAGAATCTAATGGACATCCATATGTTCCATCGACACCGCGAGACAG TGCGTAACCCATGTGCAGTAAATAATGGAGGCTGCAGCCACCTCTGTCTCCTGGCGCCTGCTCCCAAAGCCTCCAGCTGTGCCTGTCCCACTGGGATCAACCTGCAGACGGATGGAAAGACCTGCACACCTG GGATGAGCAGCTTCCTGATCTTTGCGCGGAGGACGGACATCAGGATGGTTTCTCTGGACATCCCCTACTTTGCAGATGTGGTTTTGGCCATCAATAGCACCATGAAAAACACTATTGCCATTGGTGCTGACCCCAAAGAAG GAAAAGTCTACTGGTCTGACAGTACACTGAAGAAAATCAGCAGAGCCAACATCAATGGGGGAGCACATGAAGACATCATATCTACAG GGTTGATGACGACTGACGGTTTAGCAGTGGATGCTGTTGGCAGGAAGATCTACTGGACAGACACAGGAACCAACCGCATTGAGGTTGCCAACTTGGACGGCTCCATGAGGAAAGTTCTGGTCTGGCAAAACCTGGACAGCCCTCGAGCAATCGCCCTCTACCATGAGATGGG ATATATGTACTGGACGGACTGGGGAGAGCATGCCAAGCTGGAGCGCTCAGCAATGGATGGGTCAGACCGTGTGGTGCTCATCAGTAACAACCTGGGCTGGCCCAATGGCCTGGCCATTGATATGGCTGGCTCTCAATTACTGTGGGCTGATGCGCACACTGAG CGTATCGAGGCATCTGACCTCAATGGGCAGAACCGCCACACCCTTGTGACTCCGGTCCAGCACCCGTACGGTTTAACCCTGCTGGGGTCCCACATCTACTGGACAGACTGGCAGAGCCGAAGCATCCAGCGAGCCGACAAGAACTCCGGGACCAACACCATCACGGTGCGAGCCAACCTGCCAGGCTTGATGGACATCCAGGCTGTAGACAGGGAGAGGCCTCTGG gttttaatAAGTGCGGCAGAAGGAATGGGGGCTGCACTCACCTGTGCCTGCCTCGTCCCAACGGCACTTCCTGCGCCTGTCCCACGGGGATTTTGCTCAAGGGAGATGGCAGGTCATGCGATGATTCCCCAGAGAcattcctcctcttctccaacCGCGTCAGCGTACGCAGAATCTCTCTGGACACCAGCGACCACACTGACGTGCACGTACCAGTGCCTGAGCTGCACAACGTCATCTCATTAGACTACGACAGCGTTGATGGAAAACTTTACTACACTGATGTCACCTTGGATGTTATTag GCGTgcaaacctggacggcagtggCATGGAGACGGTGATTAGCCAGGGCCTGAAGACTACAGATGGGCTAGCTGTGGACTGGGTGGCCAGAAACATGTACTGGACTGACACTGGACGCAACACCATAGAGGTGGCCCGTCTAGATGGAACTAGCCGCAAAGTCCTGGTCAACAACAGTTTAGATGAACCCCGAGCTATTGCGGTGTTCCCAAGCAAAGG GTTCCTGTTCTGGACTGACTGGGGCCACATTGCGAAGATTGAGCGATCTCACCTGGACGGCTCGGACCGGAAGGTTCTGATCAATACCGACCTGGGATGGCCCAACGGCCTAACGCTAGACTACGACACACGAAG GATCTTCTGGGTGGATGCTCACTTGGACAGAATCGAGAGTTCTGACCTCAATGGGAAATTACGTCAGGTCCTCGTCAGCCCCGTGTCCCACCCGTTCGCCCTTACACAG CAAGACCGCTGGATCTACTGGACGGATTGGCAGACTAAGTCCATCCAGCGGGTGGACAAACACAACGGCCGTAACAAGGAAACCGTGCTGGCCAACGTGGAGGGCCTCATGGACATTATAGTGGTATCTCCTAAGAGACAGACGG GTACTAACCTCTGTGGGATAAATAACGGGGGTTGCACTCACCTTTGCTTCGCCAAAACCAACAGTTTTGTGTGCGCGTGCCCCGATGAACCAGATGGGCGACCCTGCTCCACGA TTTCAGGTTACGTCCCCACCTCTCCTGCCAGAGGGACCAGCAGCACTCCCGTCCCCAACAAGATTCCCAAAGCTCCAACAGACATTCCACACAGAGGACCCTCGCCGGTCAA cTGCACTGACAAgaacctaaacacagaagggTGCGTGAACACTGTGGTGACAGCTCCTCACG GAGAGGGACTCCATATCAGCTATGTGATCGGTGGGGTTCTGACCATCCTGGCCATTCTGATCCTCATTGCCGCTTTGATCATTTACAG ACATAAAAAGTCAAAGTTTGCTGACCCGGGAGTGAGCAATCTGACCTACAGTAACCCCTCATACCGGACGTCCACACAAGAGGTGAAGATCGAGGCATCGCAGAAGCCTCCGATATACAACCAGCTTCGATATAAGAAAGAG GGGGGAGTGGACGGAGGCTACACCAAGGAGAAGATCCGCATTGTGGAGGGCGTGTGCCTCCTGTCCAATGAAGAGCTTTACTGGGATGACCTAAAACAGATCAAGCCGTCTCGAGGCGGCCTGCACACCTGCATGCGCACAGACACCGTGTCCCTGCAGGCCAGCAGCGCTTCGCTAGACGACGGCGAGACAGAGCAGCTCCTCCAGGAGGAGGCGTCTGAATGCTCGTCCATAACCACCCTGACCCCTTCTGCCATCACCCCACAGCGTCACGCCCAGCACAGCCTGCCCGACACCGGCTGGGCCTCCGTACGCAAACCCTCCACCGAGAGCGAAGTGTGA
- the LOC115777967 gene encoding homeodomain-interacting protein kinase 3-like, whose protein sequence is MYSNVQAQDELVPGSQLTSIFSNYKVLTILGEGTFGKVAKCVRMADKKTVAIKVMKNYSVEVANIEVAMLYMLSMHNGNKHNLVEWYQAFMDRGRPCLEFEYLDKSLFDFMRERHFQPLSLMEIRPIVMQIAIALKHLKSIGIIHADLKLENVMLVNHQQEPYRIKVIDFGLAHVTSAATVGSCLQTSPYRAPEIILGLPFTEAIDVWSLGIIAATLYLGFLLYPGYCEYEMLRYIVETQGKPQDKMLNSGQKTSLFFHKEDNSTSSNWKLKTPLEFFEETGTWFIERRERKFTSLNDLLHLREPEHQNYADKVAEMADRLMFIEMIKGLLQLDAETRITPEQVLDHPFAKMSHMASFYHLSSYVQSCYQHTKICKKSTVSSDSGTGVSGSLQQPISETRQPAQQQLHPPAAESKILERPPSSRTTSPSQNNCPPPSIQRSRPNCSRPSHCETAQTVSLKPNPDEDIKVTSQSLKRRTTDWKDVGEKTSPSSTDQYRKKFRYSPGPSCSTNRTQSSITGNKRTIRVKLPSTAHKRGPEKTMKAAGAALDPKDSRADDHRCREARGGAAARH, encoded by the exons ATGTACTCCAACGTACAAGCCCAAGACGAGTTAGTCCCTGGAAGCCAGCTCACCTCCATCTTCTCCAACTACAAAGTATTAACTATCCTCGGAGAAGGGACTTTTGGCAAGGTTGCAAAATGTGTCAGGATGGCTGACAAGAAGACCGTAGCCATCAAAGTAATGAAAAATTACTCAGTAGAGGTGGCAAACATTGAG GTGGCTATGCTATACATGCTCAGCATGCATAACGGCAACAAACACAACTTGGTTGAATGGTATCAGGCTTTTATGGATAGAGGTCGTCCATGTCTGGAGTTTGAGTATCTTGACAAAAGTCTGTTTGACTTCATGCGAGAAAGACATTTTCAGCCACTCAGTTTAATGGAAATTCGACCAATAGTCATGCAG ATTGCAATAGCTCTGAAACACCTGAAGTCTATTGGAATCATACATGCAGACCTCAAACTAGAGAATGTAATGTTAGTCAATCACCAACAAGAGCCATACCGAATTAAAGTGATTGACTTCGGCCTGGCTCATGTCACCTCTGCTGCCACAGTGGGCTCTTGCCTTCAGACCTCTCCATATCG GGCCCCGGAGATTATTCTAGGGCTTCCGTTCACAGAGGCCATAGACGTTTGGTCTCTGGGCATCATTGCTGCCACTCTATACCTCGGTTTCCTGCTGTACCCTGGATACTGTGAATATGAGATG CTGAGATATATAGTAGAAACCCAAGGGAAGCCACAGGACAAAATGTTAAACTCTGGGCAAAAGACCTCCCTTTTTTTCCACAAAGAGGATAATTCCACCAGCAGTAATTGGAAACTCAAG ACACCTTTAGAATTTTTCGAAGAGACGGGGACTTGGTTCatagagagaagagaaagaaagtttACCTCTCTGAATGACCTCTTACAT ctccggGAACCTGAGCATCAAAATTATGCTGATAAAGTGGCAGAAATGGCTGATCGCTTGATGTTCATTGAAATGATTAAAGGACTGCTTCAGCTTGATGCTGAAACACGGATTACACCCGAACAGGTGCTGGATCATCCGTTTGCAAAAATGAGCCACATGGCGTCCTTCTACCACCTGAGCTCCTA TGTACAGTCCTGTTATCAGCACACAAAGATCTGTAAGAAAAGCACAGTGTCTTCAGATAGCGGGACAGGAGTGAGTGGGTCTCTGCAGCAGCCCATCTCCGAGACCAGACAACCTGCccaacagcagcttcatccCCCTGCAGCCGAGAGCAAAATCCTAGAGAGGCCCCCTTCCTCCAGGACCACAAGCCCATCCCAAAACAACTGTCCTCCCCCTTCAATTCAGAGAAGCAGACCCAACTGCTCCAGGCCCAGTCACTGTGAAACTGCCCAGACAGTTTCACTCAAACCAAACCCTGATGAAGATATAAAGGTCACCAGTCAGTCATTAAAAAGGAGGACAACTGACTGGAAAGATGTGGGTGAAAAAACATCCCCCTCTTCCACAGACCAATACCGAAAGAAATTCCGGTATTCTCCCGGGCCGTCCTGCTCAACCAACAGGACGCAGAGTTCCATCACAGGGAATAAGAGGACCATCAGGGTAAAACTGCCTTCCACAGCCCACAAAAGAGGGCCAGAAAAGACCATGAAGGCAGCTGGAGCAGCTTTGGATCCAAAGGACAGTCGGGCTGATGACCACCGCTGCAGAGAAgcaagaggaggagcagcagcgcGCCATTGA